A genomic window from Streptomyces broussonetiae includes:
- a CDS encoding ATP-binding protein, with protein MADHLEASVTLPSDPASVSAARSYVVGTLAEWGLPSDTEAADTVRLIVSELATNAVQHTFGQSPTFTVDIALDRDEHLRIGVTDSHPRFPKRLPAAVQQDNGRGMVIIRWLTAECGGKLRIRPTREGGKTVFIELPWAVPAAP; from the coding sequence ATGGCAGACCACCTGGAAGCATCCGTCACTCTGCCGAGCGATCCCGCCTCGGTCTCCGCCGCCCGTTCGTACGTCGTGGGCACCCTGGCGGAGTGGGGCCTGCCGTCGGACACCGAAGCGGCCGACACCGTGCGGCTCATCGTCTCCGAACTCGCCACCAACGCCGTACAGCACACCTTCGGTCAGTCACCCACCTTCACGGTCGACATTGCCCTGGACCGTGACGAACACCTGCGCATCGGCGTCACGGACAGTCATCCCCGCTTCCCGAAGAGACTGCCCGCCGCCGTCCAGCAGGACAACGGTCGCGGCATGGTCATCATCCGCTGGCTCACCGCCGAGTGTGGCGGAAAACTCCGCATCCGCCCCACCCGTGAGGGTGGAAAGACGGTCTTCATCGAGCTTCCGTGGGCGGTGCCGGCAGCGCCCTGA
- a CDS encoding helix-turn-helix domain-containing protein has product MQNGPAVRRRKLGAELRMLRTGAGLTSGEAARLVGWHQSKVSRIETGASGVKPADLRSLLDAYGVRDGHLRELLLMLVGTEEAGDRHRWWHAYRGVLPPTYRDFISLESQASAMRTLETTVVPGLLQTPEYARAVTRAAVHDLDEERLDALVEVRLARQDVLRSDPPLVLSAVLDEAVLRREVGGPEVMARQLERLMEAARLPQVRLQVLPFGAGAHVGLTGPFVIFSFPSTSDLDVVVLDQLTSSLYLERKEDLMAYSEAFATLQFHALSPEDSLDHIAGIGDGA; this is encoded by the coding sequence ATGCAGAACGGGCCGGCGGTGCGGCGCCGAAAATTGGGCGCCGAGCTGCGCATGCTGCGTACCGGTGCTGGGCTCACGAGCGGTGAGGCGGCCCGGCTGGTCGGCTGGCACCAGTCGAAGGTGAGCCGTATCGAGACGGGTGCCAGCGGGGTGAAACCAGCCGATCTGCGCTCCCTGCTGGACGCCTACGGGGTGCGGGACGGGCACCTGCGCGAGTTGCTGCTGATGCTGGTGGGCACCGAGGAGGCGGGCGACCGGCATCGCTGGTGGCACGCCTACCGCGGGGTGCTGCCGCCCACGTACCGGGACTTCATCAGCCTGGAGTCGCAGGCCAGCGCGATGCGCACGCTGGAGACCACGGTGGTGCCGGGGCTGCTCCAGACGCCGGAGTACGCCCGTGCGGTGACCCGGGCAGCCGTCCACGACCTGGACGAGGAGCGTCTGGACGCGCTGGTGGAGGTGCGGCTGGCCAGGCAGGACGTGCTGCGCTCGGACCCGCCGCTGGTGCTGAGCGCGGTGCTGGACGAGGCGGTGCTGCGGCGCGAGGTCGGCGGGCCCGAGGTGATGGCCCGCCAGCTGGAACGGCTGATGGAGGCCGCCCGGCTGCCCCAAGTACGGCTCCAGGTCCTGCCGTTCGGAGCCGGAGCCCATGTGGGCCTGACCGGACCTTTCGTTATTTTCTCATTTCCGAGCACTTCTGATCTGGACGTGGTTGTTCTCGACCAGTTGACGAGTAGCCTCTACCTGGAGCGGAAAGAAGACCTCATGGCCTACTCCGAGGCCTTCGCCACTCTTCAGTTCCACGCCCTTTCCCCCGAGGACTCGTTGGACCACATCGCCGGGATAGGCGACGGCGCGTAA
- a CDS encoding DUF397 domain-containing protein, with amino-acid sequence MSELPRNVPASTDLHDVRWLRSSYSTGANNCVETARPLSGPWAGLLAVRDSKIPAGPALVFSAGSWAEFLTAL; translated from the coding sequence ATGTCAGAACTGCCTCGGAACGTCCCTGCCAGTACCGACCTGCACGACGTGCGCTGGCTGCGCAGCAGCTACAGCACGGGAGCCAACAACTGCGTGGAGACGGCACGGCCGCTCTCCGGCCCCTGGGCCGGGCTGCTCGCCGTACGTGACTCCAAGATCCCGGCCGGACCCGCACTGGTCTTCTCCGCCGGCAGCTGGGCGGAGTTCCTCACCGCCCTCTGA
- a CDS encoding 8-amino-7-oxononanoate synthase, translating into MAFGWIDDQAEARRRAGLVRTLRPRPADSPLLDLASNDYLGLAHHPEVTEGAARAARTWGGGSTGSRLVTGTTELHTELEGELAAFCGVETALVFSSGYAANLAAVTALGPHGSLIVSDAGNHASLIDGCRLARGGRQVVGHADPEAVRKALGTHEGEAIVVSDTVFSVDGDAAPLAELAEACREYGAGLVVDDAHGLGVLGDGGRGAPHAAGLAGAADVVVTATLSKSLGSQGGVVLGPARVIDHLVNAARTFIFDTGLAPAAAGAALSALRLLVREPERAARAREVAAELHARLTAAGLEAVRPDAAVVSVRAPSPEQAVRWAADCRTAGLAVGCFRPPSVPDGISRLRLTARADLSGAEIERAVRVIGETRP; encoded by the coding sequence ATGGCGTTCGGCTGGATCGACGACCAGGCCGAGGCGCGCCGCCGCGCCGGACTCGTACGGACCCTGCGCCCGCGGCCCGCCGACTCGCCGCTGCTGGATCTGGCGAGCAACGACTACCTGGGCCTCGCCCACCACCCCGAGGTCACCGAGGGGGCGGCCCGGGCCGCCCGGACCTGGGGCGGCGGGTCCACCGGCTCCCGGCTCGTCACCGGCACCACCGAGCTGCACACCGAGCTGGAGGGCGAGCTGGCCGCGTTCTGCGGTGTCGAGACGGCACTGGTCTTCTCCTCCGGCTACGCCGCGAACCTGGCCGCGGTCACGGCGCTCGGCCCGCACGGCTCGCTGATCGTCTCCGACGCAGGCAACCACGCCTCGCTCATCGACGGCTGCCGGCTCGCCCGGGGCGGCCGGCAGGTCGTCGGGCACGCGGATCCCGAGGCGGTGCGCAAGGCGCTGGGTACGCACGAGGGCGAGGCGATCGTCGTATCCGACACCGTGTTCTCCGTGGACGGCGACGCGGCACCCCTGGCCGAGCTGGCCGAGGCCTGCCGGGAGTACGGCGCCGGGCTGGTCGTGGACGACGCGCACGGGCTCGGGGTGCTGGGCGACGGGGGCCGGGGCGCGCCGCATGCGGCCGGGCTCGCGGGCGCCGCGGACGTGGTGGTCACGGCCACCCTGTCCAAGTCGCTGGGCAGTCAGGGCGGCGTGGTGCTGGGACCGGCGCGGGTGATCGACCACCTGGTCAACGCGGCCCGCACCTTCATCTTCGACACGGGTCTGGCTCCGGCGGCGGCCGGTGCGGCCCTGTCGGCGCTGCGGCTGCTCGTGCGGGAGCCCGAGCGCGCGGCGCGCGCCCGTGAGGTGGCCGCGGAACTGCACGCACGGCTGACCGCCGCGGGTCTGGAGGCGGTACGTCCGGACGCCGCGGTGGTCTCCGTGCGGGCTCCGTCCCCGGAGCAGGCGGTGCGCTGGGCGGCCGACTGCCGTACGGCAGGGCTGGCCGTGGGCTGCTTCCGTCCTCCTTCCGTGCCCGACGGCATCTCACGGTTGAGGCTGACCGCCCGCGCCGACCTGTCCGGGGCGGAGATCGAACGCGCTGTACGGGTGATCGGCGAAACGCGACCATGA
- the bioB gene encoding biotin synthase BioB — MDLLNTLVDKGLRRELPTREEALAVLATSDDDLLDVVTAAGKVRRHWFGRRVKLNYLVNLKSGLCPEDCSYCSQRLGSDTGILKYTWLKPDEASRAAAAGLAGGAKRVCLVASGRGPTDRDVDRVAGTIQAIKEQNEGVEVCACLGLLSDGQAERLRAAGADAYNHNLNTSEETYADITTTHTYADRVDTVNKAHAAGLSACSGLIAGMGETDADLVDVVFSLRELDPDSVPVNFLIPVEGTPLAKEWNLTPQRCLRILAMVRFVCPDVEVRIAGGREVHLRTMQPLALHLANSIFLGDYLTTEGQAGKADLEMIADAGFEVEGAGQVTLPEHRATAARGGCGGHESAGCGSHEGSGCGSVCGSHEGADACGTATAPAPAEPRTDLVAVRRRGAGTDLAPNA; from the coding sequence ATGGACCTGCTGAACACGCTGGTGGACAAGGGGCTTCGGCGCGAGCTGCCGACCCGCGAGGAAGCGCTCGCCGTACTGGCCACCTCCGACGACGACCTGCTCGATGTGGTGACCGCGGCCGGGAAGGTGCGCCGGCACTGGTTCGGGCGACGGGTGAAACTCAACTATCTGGTCAACCTCAAGTCGGGCCTGTGCCCCGAGGACTGCTCCTACTGTTCCCAGCGGCTCGGCTCCGACACCGGCATCCTCAAGTACACCTGGCTGAAGCCGGACGAGGCCTCACGGGCCGCGGCGGCCGGGCTGGCCGGCGGCGCGAAGCGCGTCTGTCTGGTGGCCTCCGGCCGCGGTCCGACCGACCGTGACGTGGACCGGGTGGCCGGCACCATCCAGGCGATCAAGGAGCAGAACGAGGGCGTCGAGGTGTGCGCCTGCCTCGGGCTCCTCTCCGACGGCCAGGCCGAGCGGCTGCGCGCGGCGGGCGCGGACGCCTACAACCACAACCTCAACACGTCCGAGGAGACGTACGCGGACATCACCACCACCCACACCTACGCCGATCGGGTGGACACGGTGAACAAGGCGCACGCGGCCGGTCTGTCCGCCTGCTCCGGGCTGATCGCGGGCATGGGCGAGACGGACGCGGATCTGGTCGACGTGGTCTTCTCGCTGCGCGAGCTGGACCCGGACTCGGTCCCGGTCAACTTCCTGATCCCGGTCGAGGGCACCCCGCTGGCCAAGGAGTGGAACCTCACCCCGCAGCGCTGCCTCAGGATCCTCGCGATGGTGCGGTTCGTGTGCCCGGACGTCGAGGTGCGCATCGCGGGCGGCCGTGAGGTCCACCTGCGCACGATGCAGCCCCTCGCCCTGCACCTGGCCAACTCCATCTTCCTCGGCGACTACCTGACCACCGAGGGCCAGGCGGGCAAGGCCGACCTGGAGATGATCGCGGACGCCGGGTTCGAGGTGGAGGGCGCCGGCCAGGTGACGCTGCCGGAGCACCGGGCCACCGCGGCCCGGGGCGGCTGCGGGGGGCACGAGAGCGCCGGGTGCGGGTCGCACGAGGGTTCCGGATGCGGCTCCGTCTGTGGCTCGCACGAGGGGGCCGACGCCTGCGGTACGGCCACGGCTCCCGCCCCTGCCGAGCCGCGCACCGACCTGGTCGCCGTACGCCGCCGCGGCGCCGGAACGGACCTCGCGCCCAATGCCTGA
- a CDS encoding adenosylmethionine--8-amino-7-oxononanoate transaminase: MPDLSVDELLALDRQHVWHPYGPMPGRQEPLVVASASGVRLRLADGSGELVDGMSSWWSAIHGYNHPVLNEAAHRQLARMSHVMFGGLTHEPAVRLAKLLVDMSPDGLEHVFLADSGSVSVEVAAKMCLQYWRSLGRPAKRRLLTWRGGYHGDTWTPMSVCDPEGGMHELWSGVLPRQVFADAPPPRYEESYAEHLRELIARHADELAAVIVEPVVQGAGGMRFHSPDYLRVLREACDAHDVLLVFDEIATGFGRTGALFAADHAAVTPDVMCVGKALTGGYLTMAATLCTARVADGISRGEVPVLAHGPTFMGNPLAAAVACASVELLLGQDWLSEVKRIETGLREGLAPALGAPGVRDVRVLGAIGVVQLDHEVDMKAATDAAVREGVWLRPFRDLVYTMPPYVTSDEDVARIARAVCAAAREG; this comes from the coding sequence ATGCCTGACCTGTCGGTGGACGAGCTGCTGGCCCTGGACCGGCAGCACGTCTGGCACCCCTACGGGCCCATGCCAGGTCGGCAGGAACCGCTCGTCGTGGCGTCGGCGAGCGGGGTGCGCCTCCGACTGGCGGACGGATCCGGCGAGTTGGTCGACGGCATGTCGTCCTGGTGGTCGGCGATCCACGGCTACAACCACCCGGTCCTCAACGAGGCCGCGCACCGGCAGCTGGCGCGGATGAGCCATGTGATGTTCGGCGGGCTCACCCACGAGCCCGCCGTACGGCTCGCAAAGCTCCTTGTCGACATGTCGCCCGACGGTCTGGAGCATGTCTTCCTGGCGGACTCCGGCTCGGTGTCGGTCGAGGTCGCCGCGAAGATGTGCCTGCAGTACTGGCGCTCGCTCGGCCGCCCCGCGAAGCGGCGCCTGCTGACCTGGCGCGGCGGGTACCACGGCGACACCTGGACCCCGATGTCGGTGTGCGACCCCGAGGGCGGGATGCACGAGCTGTGGTCCGGAGTGCTGCCCCGCCAGGTCTTCGCGGACGCGCCGCCCCCGCGGTACGAGGAGTCGTACGCCGAGCATCTGCGCGAGCTGATCGCCCGGCACGCGGACGAGCTGGCCGCGGTGATCGTGGAGCCGGTGGTGCAGGGCGCCGGAGGGATGCGTTTCCACTCCCCCGACTATCTGCGGGTGCTGCGCGAGGCGTGCGACGCACACGACGTCCTGCTGGTGTTCGACGAGATCGCCACCGGCTTCGGCCGTACCGGCGCGCTGTTCGCGGCGGACCACGCGGCCGTCACCCCGGATGTCATGTGCGTGGGCAAGGCGCTGACCGGCGGCTATCTGACGATGGCGGCGACGCTGTGCACCGCGCGGGTCGCCGACGGCATCTCGCGGGGCGAGGTGCCGGTGCTCGCGCACGGCCCGACGTTCATGGGCAACCCGCTGGCGGCGGCCGTGGCCTGTGCCTCGGTCGAGCTGCTGCTGGGGCAGGACTGGCTGTCGGAGGTCAAGCGGATCGAGACGGGGCTGCGCGAGGGGCTGGCGCCGGCCCTCGGGGCCCCCGGCGTGCGGGACGTCCGGGTCCTCGGCGCCATCGGGGTGGTCCAGCTCGACCACGAGGTGGACATGAAGGCCGCCACGGACGCCGCCGTGCGCGAGGGCGTGTGGCTGCGGCCGTTCCGTGACCTGGTCTACACGATGCCGCCGTACGTCACCTCGGACGAGGACGTGGCACGGATCGCGCGCGCGGTGTGCGCCGCGGCGCGGGAGGGATGA
- the bioD gene encoding dethiobiotin synthase, with amino-acid sequence MPVLVITGTGTEVGKTVTTAAVAAAALAAGRSVAVLKAAQTGVRPDERGDADEVARLAGPVTAAELARFPEPLAPGTAARRAGMAPVRPQEVADRAAKLATEHDLVLVEGAGGLLVRFDAVGGTLADVARLLDAPVLLVASAGLGTLNTTELSARELRRRELELAGVVIGSWPGSPGLADRCNVADLPEVAAAPLLGALPAGAGSLPPREFRSAAPGWLAPRLDGTWDAEAFGVRVAP; translated from the coding sequence ATGCCGGTACTGGTGATCACAGGAACGGGCACGGAGGTCGGCAAGACCGTCACCACGGCCGCCGTCGCCGCCGCGGCGCTCGCGGCGGGACGTTCGGTGGCCGTGCTGAAGGCCGCGCAGACGGGCGTACGGCCGGACGAGCGGGGGGACGCCGACGAGGTCGCGCGGCTCGCGGGACCGGTCACCGCCGCCGAACTGGCCCGCTTTCCCGAGCCGTTGGCACCGGGCACGGCGGCCCGGCGGGCCGGGATGGCGCCGGTACGCCCGCAGGAGGTGGCCGACCGGGCGGCCAAGCTGGCCACCGAGCACGATCTGGTGCTCGTCGAGGGGGCGGGCGGGCTGCTCGTCCGGTTCGACGCGGTCGGCGGCACGCTGGCGGACGTGGCGCGGCTGCTCGACGCGCCGGTGCTGCTGGTGGCCTCGGCCGGGCTCGGCACGCTGAACACCACGGAGCTGTCGGCCCGTGAACTGCGGCGACGGGAACTGGAGTTGGCCGGCGTGGTGATCGGCAGCTGGCCCGGCTCCCCCGGCCTCGCCGACCGCTGCAACGTGGCCGACCTGCCGGAGGTCGCGGCGGCTCCGCTGCTCGGCGCGCTTCCCGCCGGGGCGGGCAGCCTGCCTCCCCGCGAGTTCCGCTCGGCGGCGCCGGGGTGGCTGGCGCCGCGACTGGACGGGACATGGGATGCGGAGGCGTTCGGGGTACGGGTGGCGCCGTAG
- a CDS encoding class I SAM-dependent methyltransferase, translating to MRLMSAGSAKVTPSPVHHPVFARFYARISVGAETRFGMAGVRERLLAGLSGRVIEVGAGNGLNFAHYPAAVAEVVAIEPEPLLRQLALEAALRAQVPVDVVPGAAEALPVKSEAFDAVVLSLVLCSVRDVARALGEVRRVLRPGGEVRFFEHGRGGGRVMTLTQQALDRTVWPALFGGCHVAREPVAALREAGFELGPYQKLLLPKTGLRTPTSFATLGVAWRPGEPEAR from the coding sequence ATGCGACTGATGTCGGCCGGGTCTGCCAAGGTCACGCCGAGCCCCGTCCACCATCCGGTGTTCGCCCGCTTCTACGCCCGGATCAGCGTGGGCGCAGAGACCCGGTTCGGGATGGCCGGGGTGCGGGAGCGGCTGCTCGCCGGGTTGTCGGGGCGGGTGATCGAGGTCGGCGCGGGCAACGGGCTGAACTTCGCGCACTATCCGGCGGCCGTCGCCGAGGTCGTCGCCATCGAACCGGAGCCGCTGCTGAGGCAGTTGGCGCTGGAGGCGGCCCTGCGCGCCCAGGTACCGGTGGACGTGGTGCCGGGCGCGGCGGAGGCACTGCCGGTCAAGAGCGAGGCCTTCGACGCGGTGGTGCTGTCGCTCGTGCTGTGCAGCGTACGGGACGTGGCCCGGGCGCTGGGCGAGGTACGACGGGTGCTCCGGCCCGGCGGCGAGGTGCGGTTCTTCGAGCACGGGCGGGGTGGCGGCCGGGTGATGACCCTGACTCAGCAGGCCCTGGACCGCACGGTGTGGCCCGCGCTGTTCGGCGGCTGTCACGTGGCCCGCGAGCCGGTCGCCGCACTGCGCGAGGCGGGGTTCGAACTCGGGCCGTACCAGAAGCTGTTGCTGCCCAAGACGGGTCTGAGGACGCCCACGTCGTTCGCCACGCTGGGCGTCGCCTGGCGGCCGGGAGAGCCGGAGGCCCGCTGA
- a CDS encoding fic family toxin-antitoxin system, toxin component: MNEFSIDLAWLLMLAEQRTPGDPQVSDWGALIAAVARHRAEIFGVPVYDDPHTRAASLLQLLIHVPALERSNTLFASAVAYAYLVASGVKVVTTAEQVRDLARLVKDGAADVEAIARELRRWSI; the protein is encoded by the coding sequence TTGAACGAGTTCAGCATCGACCTCGCCTGGCTGCTCATGCTCGCCGAACAACGGACGCCCGGGGACCCGCAGGTCAGCGACTGGGGCGCGCTGATCGCCGCCGTCGCCCGGCACCGGGCCGAGATATTCGGCGTGCCCGTCTACGACGATCCGCACACCCGCGCCGCGTCCCTGCTCCAGCTGCTGATCCACGTACCGGCGCTGGAGCGCTCCAACACGCTGTTCGCCTCGGCGGTCGCCTACGCATACCTGGTTGCCAGCGGTGTGAAGGTCGTCACGACGGCCGAGCAGGTGCGCGACCTCGCCCGGCTGGTGAAGGACGGTGCGGCCGACGTGGAGGCGATCGCGCGGGAGCTGCGCCGCTGGAGCATCTGA
- a CDS encoding toxin-antitoxin system HicB family antitoxin, translated as MAKTQLNVRVDEGTARAARERALARGISVNRYIEELVRQDTGEAGRTFVEAAADFMKQYETVFAEELTDTRGTGSGSEDGR; from the coding sequence ATGGCGAAGACCCAGCTGAACGTACGCGTGGACGAAGGCACCGCCCGCGCGGCCCGCGAACGTGCCCTGGCCCGTGGCATCAGCGTCAACCGCTATATCGAAGAGCTGGTCAGACAGGACACAGGCGAGGCCGGGCGGACGTTCGTGGAGGCCGCCGCCGACTTCATGAAGCAGTACGAGACCGTGTTCGCCGAGGAGCTGACCGATACCCGTGGCACCGGCTCCGGCAGCGAGGACGGCCGCTGA
- a CDS encoding ABC transporter ATP-binding protein — protein MSTPAAQHVPGRAPDGGIATRARGLTKAYGSGETAVRALDAVDVDITRGRFTAVMGPSGSGKSTLMHCLAGLDTVSAGQVWLGDTEITGLKERELTRLRRDRIGFMFQSFNLIPTLTAAENITLPMAIAGRKPDEKWLDQVIDRLGLRDRLTHRPAQLSGGQQQRVACARALASRPELIFADEPTGNLDSRAGLEVLGFLRGAVDDLGQTVVMVTHDPGAAAHSDLVLFLADGRIVDEMARPTADAVLERMRVLAGGNPQTPGSDIVQERLGDGRAAQED, from the coding sequence TTGTCCACACCTGCTGCACAGCACGTGCCGGGCCGCGCACCGGACGGCGGGATCGCGACCCGCGCCCGCGGGCTGACCAAGGCCTACGGCTCCGGCGAGACGGCCGTACGCGCCCTGGACGCGGTGGACGTGGACATCACGCGCGGCCGGTTCACGGCCGTGATGGGACCTTCGGGGTCCGGGAAGTCCACGCTGATGCACTGTCTGGCGGGGCTCGACACCGTGTCGGCCGGACAGGTGTGGCTCGGTGACACCGAGATCACCGGGCTGAAGGAGCGGGAGCTGACCCGGCTGCGGCGGGACCGGATCGGGTTCATGTTCCAGTCGTTCAACCTCATCCCGACGCTCACGGCCGCCGAGAACATCACGCTGCCGATGGCCATCGCGGGCCGCAAACCGGATGAGAAGTGGCTGGACCAGGTGATCGACAGGCTCGGCCTGCGGGACCGTCTGACGCATCGGCCCGCGCAGCTCTCCGGCGGCCAGCAGCAACGGGTCGCGTGCGCGCGGGCGCTGGCCTCGCGTCCGGAGCTGATCTTCGCCGACGAGCCGACCGGCAATCTGGACTCGCGGGCCGGCCTGGAGGTGCTGGGCTTTCTGCGCGGTGCGGTGGACGATCTCGGGCAGACTGTCGTCATGGTCACCCATGACCCCGGCGCCGCCGCCCACTCCGACCTGGTGCTCTTCCTTGCGGACGGACGGATCGTGGACGAGATGGCACGGCCCACGGCGGACGCCGTACTGGAACGGATGCGCGTCCTTGCCGGGGGGAACCCCCAGACCCCCGGTTCCGACATCGTGCAGGAACGGCTCGGCGACGGCCGCGCCGCCCAGGAGGACTGA
- a CDS encoding ABC transporter permease, giving the protein MLKATLRSFLAHKGRLALSALAVILSVAFVAGSLIFSDTVTRTFDRLFASTAADVTVEPQQDLKSPVPGGTVQTVPAALRDRVARVAGVAAARADVKVQNVVVVDRHDKSVGPTTGAPTIATTWYVSDRSPVELTSGHPPHGAGEALLDADTAGKKHVRIGDTLTVQAQPGTFRVRVVGIATFTTTNPGAALVFLDPAVAGRELLGSQTLATSISADAVRGVSDVELKRRIGAAVGTGTGRYDLKTAREQAKSAAASLGTFLDVIKYVMLGFAGVALLVGVFLIVNTFSMLIAQRTRELGLLRALGADRRQVRRSVLTEAALLGLVGSTLGLGAGIGLALGLIRLMSAFGMNLKATEMAVGWGTPVAAYVVGLGVTFVAAYLPARRAAAVSPMAALADAEVAGVGKPLKVRAIVGAVLGAAGAATLAGCAAATRTAQAASLLGVGVALTLIATVVAGPLLVRPVIRVLGAAFPALFGPVGRMSQRNALRNPRRTGATAAALMVGLALVGGMSVASASMSASFDRQIDRTLGADFVVQNTNFTPFTKEVRNVVAATRGVGLVVQQRLTPLAVRLPNGDRVETSAGAYGPGLDDVAHITYTRGGSAAALADGHLAMDAGFAKDHGVRIGSVLPVEFPGGRRTRLAVGALTDQETADGFGTQGGIYVGLATFEKYVPSGQDSVLYVNAATGTTPQDLRPRLERALKPFPQVQVRNQSDYKQLVHDQIAVLLYLVYALLALAIVIAVLGVVNTLALSVVERTREIGLLRAIGLGRRQLRRMIRLESVVIAVFGAVLGLALGLVWGVCMQRVLALRGLTALAIPWGTIVGVVIGAAVVGVVAALLPALRASRMNVLAAIAHE; this is encoded by the coding sequence GTGCTCAAGGCGACCCTGAGGAGTTTCCTCGCGCACAAGGGGCGGCTCGCGCTGTCCGCGCTGGCCGTGATCCTGTCCGTGGCGTTCGTCGCGGGCAGCCTGATCTTCTCCGACACCGTCACCCGTACCTTCGACCGGCTGTTCGCCTCCACGGCCGCCGATGTGACCGTGGAACCCCAGCAGGACCTCAAGTCCCCGGTGCCGGGCGGCACGGTGCAGACCGTGCCCGCCGCGCTGCGGGACCGGGTGGCGCGGGTGGCCGGGGTCGCGGCGGCCCGCGCGGACGTCAAGGTACAGAACGTCGTGGTCGTCGACCGGCACGACAAGTCGGTCGGGCCGACCACCGGCGCCCCCACCATCGCCACCACCTGGTACGTCAGCGACCGCTCACCGGTGGAACTGACCTCCGGTCACCCACCGCACGGTGCGGGCGAGGCGCTGCTTGACGCCGACACGGCCGGCAAGAAGCATGTGCGGATCGGCGACACACTGACGGTGCAGGCCCAGCCGGGCACGTTCCGGGTCCGGGTCGTCGGGATCGCCACGTTCACCACGACCAACCCGGGCGCCGCCCTGGTCTTCCTGGACCCGGCGGTGGCGGGCCGCGAGCTGCTCGGCTCCCAGACGCTGGCGACCAGCATCTCGGCGGACGCGGTCAGGGGCGTGTCCGACGTGGAACTCAAGCGAAGGATCGGCGCGGCGGTCGGCACCGGCACCGGCCGCTACGACCTCAAGACCGCCCGCGAGCAGGCCAAGTCGGCGGCGGCCAGCCTCGGCACGTTCCTGGACGTGATCAAGTACGTGATGCTGGGCTTCGCCGGTGTCGCGCTGCTCGTCGGCGTGTTCCTCATCGTCAACACCTTCTCCATGCTGATCGCCCAACGCACCCGTGAACTGGGCCTGTTGCGGGCCCTGGGCGCGGACCGGCGGCAGGTGCGGCGCTCGGTACTCACCGAGGCGGCGCTGCTCGGGCTGGTCGGCTCGACACTCGGCCTCGGCGCCGGGATCGGGCTGGCGCTGGGGCTGATCCGGCTGATGAGTGCGTTCGGGATGAACCTCAAGGCCACGGAGATGGCCGTCGGCTGGGGGACGCCCGTGGCCGCCTACGTCGTCGGGCTCGGCGTCACCTTCGTGGCGGCCTATCTGCCCGCGCGGCGGGCGGCGGCGGTCTCGCCGATGGCCGCGCTGGCCGACGCCGAGGTCGCTGGTGTGGGCAAGCCGCTCAAGGTGCGGGCGATCGTCGGCGCAGTGCTGGGGGCGGCCGGGGCGGCGACGCTGGCCGGGTGCGCGGCGGCCACGAGGACCGCGCAGGCGGCCTCGCTGCTGGGCGTCGGCGTGGCCCTGACGCTGATCGCGACCGTGGTCGCCGGACCGCTGCTGGTGCGGCCGGTGATCCGGGTGCTGGGCGCGGCGTTCCCCGCGCTGTTCGGCCCGGTCGGCCGCATGAGCCAGCGCAATGCCCTGCGCAATCCGCGCCGTACCGGCGCCACGGCCGCCGCGCTCATGGTGGGCCTGGCCCTGGTCGGCGGGATGTCAGTGGCGAGCGCGTCGATGTCGGCGTCGTTCGACCGGCAGATCGACCGGACGCTCGGTGCCGACTTCGTCGTCCAGAACACCAACTTCACCCCGTTCACGAAGGAGGTACGAAACGTCGTGGCCGCGACGCGCGGCGTTGGGCTCGTCGTCCAGCAGCGGCTCACCCCGCTCGCCGTACGGCTGCCGAACGGGGACCGTGTCGAGACGTCCGCCGGCGCGTACGGCCCCGGACTGGACGACGTCGCGCACATCACCTACACACGGGGAGGTTCGGCGGCGGCGCTGGCGGACGGGCATCTCGCGATGGACGCCGGTTTCGCCAAGGACCACGGTGTACGGATCGGCAGCGTCCTGCCGGTCGAGTTCCCGGGCGGACGGCGCACCCGGCTGGCCGTCGGGGCGCTCACCGACCAGGAGACGGCGGACGGCTTCGGCACCCAGGGCGGCATCTACGTCGGCCTCGCCACCTTCGAGAAGTACGTGCCGAGCGGCCAGGACTCCGTGCTCTACGTCAACGCGGCCACCGGTACGACACCGCAGGACCTGCGCCCCCGTCTGGAGCGGGCGCTCAAGCCGTTCCCGCAGGTCCAGGTGCGCAACCAGTCCGACTACAAGCAGCTGGTGCACGACCAGATCGCCGTGTTGCTGTACCTGGTGTACGCGCTGCTCGCCCTGGCCATCGTCATCGCCGTGCTCGGGGTGGTCAACACCCTTGCCCTGTCCGTGGTGGAGCGGACCCGGGAGATCGGGCTGCTGCGCGCGATCGGGCTGGGACGGCGGCAGCTGCGGCGGATGATCCGGCTGGAGTCGGTGGTGATCGCGGTGTTCGGCGCGGTCCTCGGGCTGGCGCTGGGGCTGGTGTGGGGCGTGTGCATGCAGCGGGTGCTGGCCCTGCGTGGCCTGACGGCGCTCGCGATCCCCTGGGGCACGATCGTCGGGGTCGTGATCGGCGCGGCGGTGGTGGGAGTGGTGGCGGCACTGCTGCCGGCGCTGCGGGCGTCGCGCATGAACGTGCTCGCGGCGATCGCGCACGAGTGA